TTGCCTATGCACTCGCCGTCGGCTGGATCCTGTTCCGCGAGATGACGTGGGCGTCGGTCGGTTCGGTGATGCGGCACGCCGGCGTGCGATCCGGGATGGTGCTGTTCATCGTGGCGGCCGCTCAAAGCCTCGCTTACGTGCTCACGCTCCAGCAGATTCCTCACGCGATCGCGGATGTCCTGGTCGCCTTGACCGCCCAGCACGGCCGGTGGGTCTTTCTGCTTCTCTCCGTCCTGATCCTGATCGTGATGGGATCAGTGCTGGAAGGAGCCGCCGCACTGATCATCTTCGGGCCGCTGCTGATGCCCGTTGCGCGCCAGCTCGGTGTCGATCCTCTCCACTACGGCGTCATCCTTGTCGTTGGCATGGGGATCGGGCTGTTCGCGCCTCCGCTGGGTCTCGGCCTTTACGGTGCATGTCTCATTGGCGGCGTGCGGCTCGAGGACACTATTTTGCCGATCCTGAAGTATCTCGGGATACTGTTCCTCTGCCTGCTGCTGATCGCCTTTGTCCCTGAGATCAGCACGGCCTTGCCGAGGGCGCTGGGATACTGAGGGTCGCCTCAATGGGCCACTGTGTCGTGCCGCCGATGGTGACATCATGCCTCTGTTTTGCCCGACGGGTCAAGTGAATTCGGAAAAAGCGCATGGCGCAGCCGGTCGTCGGCTACTTTGCATGGGGTTGTTTTCGACATTCTTTGGGAATGACTGATGACGCTACCTGATCGCCGCCGCCAGCGCCACGATCAGGGCCGGCGGCGTCACCAGCATGCCGAGCTTGAGGAATGGCCAGGCCCCGACCTCGATTTTCTCCCGCCGCAACGCGACCAGCCAGAGGATGGTGGCGAGCGAGCCTGTCACCGACAGGTTGGGCCCGAGATCGACGCCGATCAGGATGGCGCTGACGACGGGCGCGGGCAGATGATCGCTCGCGGCCACGGAGCCGGCGACGAGGCCGACCGGCAGATTGTTGGCGATGTTGTCGGCGATGGCGGTGGCGATACCGACGCTCCAGGCGGCTTTTGGGGCTGATTGCGCGACAGCCTGATGCAGCAGGGCGCTGAGCTGGCCGATCACGCCGGTCTTGATCAGTGTCTCCACCATCACGAAGAGACCGCCGACCAGCGGCAGCACGCTCCAGGACACGCCCTTCAGCACGGGCAGCGGCGATTGGCGGCTGATCAGCAGCACGATCGCGGCCGTGACCACGCCGCAGATGAAGGTCGGCAGGCCCAGTTGCTTGTCGAGCGCGGAGGCCGTGACCAGCACGACACCGATGGCGACGATACCGACGGCCGTCAGCTTGCCGCCGCGGCCGAGTTTGGGGTGTGGCACGCTACGCGCGATCGTTTCTTCCTTCAAAGCGCGCTGCTGGGTCAGGCGAAGCACGATATAGGTGAGCACGATCGAGGCCACTGAGGGCAGGGCGAACAGACGCAGCCATTCGCTGAGCTGCGGCATGCGTGCGCCGAACACGACGAGATTGGCGGGGTTGGAGATCGGCAGCACGAAGCTTGCGGCGTTGGCGATGAAGGCGCAGACGAACAGATAAGGCAGCGGCTTTGCGCCGGCCGCGCGCGTGGCGGCATAGACGGCGGGCGTCAGCACGATCGCGGTGGCGTCATTTGACAGCAACACGGTCACGACCGTGCCGACGATGTAGATCAGCAGGAACAGCCGCTGCGGCGAGCCGGCGGCATATTCCACCGCAAGCGCGGCGAGATAGTCGAACAGGCCTTCGAGCCGGGCCAGTTCGGCGATCAGCATCATGCCGATCAGGAACAGATAGACGTCGATGCCCTTCTCGGTGCCGAGAAGCGCATCCTGCCACGATAGGAGACCGAGCAGCACGAGCGCGCCGGCGCCGAGCACCGCCCAGATCGCCTCGGGCAGGCGAAAAGGGCGGATGATGACGCAAGCAGTCGCGACGACGATGATGCTCCAGGCCCAGATGGCGTCAGATGGCACGTTCAATCCTTGTGGAACGAGTTCATTCGGCAGCGATAGCGGAAGCCGATCCCGCTGTCTTCCCCCGTGGCCGCGGACCGCCATCCGCGATTTGGCGCGTCTCGGGCAAAGCGAGGAGGCAGATGACGGCGCCGATCACCGCAACCGCGCCAAGCGTGATGAAGGCTGCGCTGTAGCCGGCGCCGACCACGACGAAGCCGGCCAGTGTCGTCGACAGCGCGGCGCCGATGCTCTGGGCTGTGATGACGGCGCCTTGCGCGATGTTGAAGCGTCCGGTGTTGCGCATGAGATCGGCGACGATGACGGGGAAGATTGCGCCAAAGATGCCGGCGCCGACGCCGTCGAGCAGCTGCACGCCGACCAGCCAGAACGGATTGTCCGAGAGCGTGTAGAGCGCGCCCCGAACGGTCAGGATCAACAGTGCCGCGAGGAAGAAGCGTTTGTGGCCCCAGCGGTCGGCTCGCGCGCCGACCAGCATTGCGAACGGGAGCATCACGATTTGGGCTGCCACGATGCAGGCCGACATCAGGCTGGTGCCCATGTTCTTGTCCTGGAGGGCCAGCTTCTGCCCGACCAGCGGCAGCATTGCTGCATTGGAGAGGTGGAACAGCGCCGTGCAGATCGCAAAGACGAGCAGGGGGCGGCAGGTCAGGAGAACGCTAAGCCCTGACGGCTGTTCGCTATGCGTATCGGCCTCGTCCAAGCCGCGGGCGAGGTCGTGGTCGATGGCTCGTTCCGGAATCGCAAGGATGCTGATGAGGCTCGCGATCGCCATCGCGCCAAGCAGATAGAACACCACGGTCGGGCCGAACCAGTAGGCGGACACGCCCGCGAGCCCGGCC
The genomic region above belongs to Bradyrhizobium sp. CCBAU 53338 and contains:
- a CDS encoding arsenic transporter; this encodes MPSDAIWAWSIIVVATACVIIRPFRLPEAIWAVLGAGALVLLGLLSWQDALLGTEKGIDVYLFLIGMMLIAELARLEGLFDYLAALAVEYAAGSPQRLFLLIYIVGTVVTVLLSNDATAIVLTPAVYAATRAAGAKPLPYLFVCAFIANAASFVLPISNPANLVVFGARMPQLSEWLRLFALPSVASIVLTYIVLRLTQQRALKEETIARSVPHPKLGRGGKLTAVGIVAIGVVLVTASALDKQLGLPTFICGVVTAAIVLLISRQSPLPVLKGVSWSVLPLVGGLFVMVETLIKTGVIGQLSALLHQAVAQSAPKAAWSVGIATAIADNIANNLPVGLVAGSVAASDHLPAPVVSAILIGVDLGPNLSVTGSLATILWLVALRREKIEVGAWPFLKLGMLVTPPALIVALAAAIR
- a CDS encoding MFS transporter translates to MSSENPDQARQAGHALDAANFFLADVRDGLGPYLAVYLLTEQHWHEARIGLVMSIATIAGIVAQTPAGALVDATRAKRTVMAVAAIMVTVASLSLPLFPTFLPVAISQGVAQAAAVIFPPAIAAVSLGIFGHAAFTRRIGRNETFNHAGNAVAAGLAGVSAYWFGPTVVFYLLGAMAIASLISILAIPERAIDHDLARGLDEADTHSEQPSGLSVLLTCRPLLVFAICTALFHLSNAAMLPLVGQKLALQDKNMGTSLMSACIVAAQIVMLPFAMLVGARADRWGHKRFFLAALLILTVRGALYTLSDNPFWLVGVQLLDGVGAGIFGAIFPVIVADLMRNTGRFNIAQGAVITAQSIGAALSTTLAGFVVVGAGYSAAFITLGAVAVIGAVICLLALPETRQIADGGPRPRGKTAGSASAIAAE